A genomic stretch from Planctomycetaceae bacterium includes:
- a CDS encoding CvpA family protein: MDSSQLFDIAVLATLIFCAWKGATKGLVAQAAWVVALVLCFKFAGELAPAVEPAIAVDQPLRKWIAMAIVYLGLCLVSFVAAGMLTTWLEKMKLKDFDRHLGALLGGLKGLIICMTVMFFGLTLSQSLRPIISNTKSAYVAAQLLHHIDPLIPLVPEGAADTVKDIVNRFNRELGNPQLPDEPRTPDAPPFGEEWSGAGETSPESSGQQSWGDVLNGITNPGNAASGGSAVSRNDPSLDQLLRELPGNLRDDLTSRTMDVLKNSTPEQKQQLLQQISNSVPQNAGNILDSFVRAFGSGQGTGTPDQAQLSRTDGLLLDQIASIYGSRDTIVAKTKEYLAGVPQIVQRRVLEDWNADVMLLQNDPDPGTNVNTPIDTRILRQLNQSGYSIDQLDRQLRTRLSQSIR, from the coding sequence ATGGACTCCTCACAACTTTTCGACATCGCCGTCCTTGCGACGTTGATTTTCTGCGCCTGGAAGGGTGCCACGAAAGGTCTCGTTGCGCAGGCAGCCTGGGTTGTTGCTCTGGTGCTGTGCTTCAAGTTTGCCGGCGAACTAGCGCCTGCCGTGGAACCAGCAATCGCCGTTGACCAGCCCCTCCGTAAATGGATTGCCATGGCAATCGTTTACCTGGGCCTCTGTCTGGTGTCATTTGTGGCCGCCGGCATGCTGACCACCTGGCTGGAGAAAATGAAGCTCAAAGACTTTGACCGGCATCTGGGAGCATTACTCGGCGGTCTCAAGGGACTGATCATCTGTATGACAGTCATGTTCTTTGGATTAACCCTGTCTCAGTCATTGCGGCCCATCATCAGCAACACCAAGTCTGCGTACGTGGCGGCTCAGCTGCTTCACCACATTGATCCGTTGATTCCGCTGGTTCCCGAAGGCGCCGCTGATACTGTGAAAGACATTGTGAACCGCTTTAACAGGGAGTTGGGAAATCCGCAGCTTCCGGATGAGCCCCGAACTCCGGATGCGCCACCGTTCGGAGAGGAGTGGAGCGGAGCAGGGGAGACAAGCCCCGAATCGTCCGGACAACAAAGCTGGGGCGATGTACTGAACGGAATTACAAATCCGGGTAATGCGGCTTCAGGAGGCTCAGCAGTATCGCGAAATGACCCCAGTCTCGACCAATTGCTCCGCGAACTCCCCGGTAATCTTCGAGACGATCTCACATCCCGAACTATGGATGTCCTGAAGAACTCAACCCCCGAACAGAAGCAACAACTGCTTCAACAGATCAGCAACAGCGTTCCCCAGAACGCAGGCAATATCCTCGACAGCTTTGTGCGAGCTTTCGGTAGCGGGCAGGGGACCGGGACACCAGATCAGGCTCAACTCTCCCGAACGGATGGACTGCTCCTTGATCAGATTGCCAGTATCTACGGAAGCCGTGACACGATCGTCGCCAAGACAAAAGAATACCTGGCAGGTGTTCCCCAGATCGTTCAGCGACGCGTGCTGGAAGACTGGAATGCAGATGTGATGCTACTGCAAAACGATCCGGACCCCGGCACTAATGTGAACACACCAATTGACACAAGGATCCTTCGGCAACTCAATCAATCCGGTTACTCAATTGACCAGCTGGACCGACAGCTTCGAACCAGACTCAGCCAGTCAATACGTTGA
- the dtd gene encoding D-aminoacyl-tRNA deacylase, whose translation MRAVVQRVSQASVLVDGQTVGEIGRGFLVLLGVSESDTQEDVNWTAGKIAGLRVFEDQNGQMNLSLEQVDGAVLVVSQFTLYGDCRKGRRPSFVAAARPEKAISLYQSVVAELQGQGIRVETGTFQAQMEVKLVNDGPVTLLLDSQKQF comes from the coding sequence ATGCGAGCTGTCGTTCAACGAGTGAGTCAAGCGTCAGTATTGGTTGACGGTCAAACAGTTGGTGAAATTGGTCGCGGCTTTCTGGTACTGCTGGGAGTATCAGAGTCGGACACTCAGGAGGACGTCAATTGGACGGCTGGTAAGATTGCAGGCCTCCGAGTATTTGAAGACCAGAACGGACAGATGAATCTGTCCCTCGAACAAGTTGATGGCGCGGTATTGGTCGTCAGCCAATTCACTCTTTACGGTGACTGTCGAAAAGGGCGGCGGCCCAGCTTCGTCGCAGCGGCCCGGCCGGAAAAAGCCATCTCACTGTATCAGAGCGTAGTTGCTGAACTTCAGGGCCAGGGAATTCGGGTCGAAACGGGAACCTTCCAGGCTCAAATGGAAGTGAAGCTTGTCAACGATGGCCCGGTCACATTGCTGCTGGACAGCCAGAAGCAATTCTGA
- the thiO gene encoding glycine oxidase ThiO, protein MTRSNVCSDVLIVGGGVIGLTTALKLAQDGVSVLVCDRQESGREASWAGAGMLPPGNLPYAATPEARLRSYSAELWKEFSVELRETTGIDNGHRVCGAVEFCAETDAESQGSAAMWNSERLRIETLDAAGIEKRCGAASLSFTEALFLPDFAQVRNPRHLKALYSACQRVGVQFAENVGDIRFIHDGNRIAQIQSAKCSFSFEKVCITAGAWSAGLLNQLEIQVPVKPVRGQIVLLRNHGKPIPSVVELGRRYIVPRDDGLVLVGSTQEDAGFEKRNTAEGVRSLIQLAEMLCPALREAEVVRCWSGLRPASIDELPLIGAFPQFNNLFAGTGHFRSGLQMSIGTSMILRELLQSRPSPVSLSGLEAHRFSN, encoded by the coding sequence GTGACCAGGAGCAATGTCTGCAGCGATGTCCTGATTGTTGGTGGTGGCGTGATCGGACTGACCACCGCACTCAAGCTTGCACAGGATGGCGTGTCAGTCCTTGTTTGTGACCGTCAGGAATCAGGCCGGGAGGCATCGTGGGCCGGCGCTGGAATGCTGCCGCCCGGCAACTTGCCATATGCAGCCACTCCGGAAGCAAGGCTGCGTTCATACAGCGCGGAACTGTGGAAAGAGTTCTCCGTCGAACTGAGAGAAACAACTGGCATCGACAACGGTCACCGAGTTTGTGGTGCCGTCGAGTTCTGCGCCGAAACAGATGCCGAATCTCAGGGTTCGGCAGCCATGTGGAACAGCGAACGGCTCCGCATCGAAACTCTGGATGCAGCCGGAATTGAAAAACGATGTGGTGCGGCAAGCCTTTCATTCACCGAGGCGTTGTTTCTTCCCGACTTTGCACAAGTTCGAAACCCACGTCACCTGAAAGCTCTGTACTCTGCCTGCCAGCGCGTCGGCGTCCAGTTTGCCGAAAACGTGGGTGATATTCGGTTCATTCACGATGGAAACCGGATCGCTCAGATACAAAGTGCGAAGTGCAGCTTCTCGTTTGAAAAAGTCTGTATAACGGCGGGAGCATGGTCAGCCGGCTTGCTGAATCAGCTTGAGATTCAGGTGCCTGTAAAACCTGTCCGGGGTCAGATCGTACTGTTGCGAAACCATGGAAAGCCAATTCCATCGGTCGTCGAACTCGGAAGGCGATACATCGTTCCCCGAGATGACGGATTAGTTCTCGTCGGTTCCACCCAGGAAGACGCAGGATTTGAAAAACGCAACACAGCAGAAGGAGTTCGGTCGCTGATTCAACTGGCAGAGATGCTGTGCCCTGCCCTCCGGGAAGCAGAGGTTGTGAGGTGCTGGTCAGGGCTGCGACCAGCATCCATCGACGAATTGCCGCTCATTGGTGCGTTCCCTCAGTTCAACAATTTGTTTGCAGGTACGGGCCACTTTCGATCGGGCCTGCAGATGTCCATCGGCACCAGTATGATTCTGAGAGAACTGCTCCAGAGCCGACCGTCACCTGTTTCCCTGAGTGGACTCGAAGCACATCGGTTTTCAAACTGA
- a CDS encoding PQQ-binding-like beta-propeller repeat protein: MRRLLSFTAVFHSLMLLTLAPTLNWSDAAAASDWLQWRGPSGNGIAGTGQGAPIEWSSTKNVIWKTDIPGRGHSSPTIVGDLIVLTTADEQAQVQGLIAFDRESGKQKWITPVSQGGFPKLHNKNTHASSTVASDGTLFFAVFNHHRKLEAAALDAAGKIVWKRDVGGFDPKMYEYGYAASPTIYKDTLIITGNCDTISWMKALDLKTGKDVWSRDMPKGLVWSSPIVANVAGREQLLLSGFEKFSAYDPNNGQPLWSVPCLTHATCGTAIWDNNVAFASGGYPKAETVAVAADGSGRILWKNNVKCYEQSMLISDGYVYAFNDQGIFFCWEAATGREMWKSRQRGPVSASPVLVDGLIYASNELGTTYVFKASPEKFELIAENQLGDESFATPVFLDGRAFIRVASSKSGSRQESLFCIGTK; the protein is encoded by the coding sequence ATGCGTCGGTTGCTTTCGTTCACTGCCGTCTTCCACTCTCTCATGCTTCTGACTTTGGCACCAACGCTGAATTGGAGCGATGCAGCAGCTGCATCGGACTGGCTGCAGTGGCGGGGACCATCCGGCAACGGTATTGCCGGAACAGGGCAGGGTGCTCCAATCGAATGGAGCTCCACGAAAAACGTCATTTGGAAGACGGACATTCCTGGTCGGGGTCATTCGTCGCCAACCATCGTGGGTGACCTGATTGTGCTGACCACGGCGGATGAACAAGCGCAGGTTCAGGGATTGATCGCCTTTGATCGAGAGAGCGGCAAACAAAAATGGATCACACCTGTTTCTCAGGGTGGTTTCCCAAAACTACACAACAAGAACACGCATGCATCCTCGACGGTTGCCAGCGATGGTACGCTGTTCTTTGCAGTCTTCAACCACCACCGCAAACTGGAAGCCGCAGCTCTGGATGCTGCGGGAAAAATCGTCTGGAAGAGGGATGTCGGCGGATTTGACCCGAAGATGTACGAATACGGTTACGCAGCATCACCGACGATTTACAAGGATACGCTCATCATCACAGGAAACTGCGATACGATTTCATGGATGAAAGCCCTGGACCTGAAGACCGGTAAGGATGTCTGGTCCCGGGATATGCCCAAAGGACTGGTCTGGTCATCTCCCATCGTTGCCAACGTCGCAGGCCGAGAACAGCTTTTGCTGAGTGGATTCGAGAAGTTTTCAGCCTACGATCCGAACAATGGTCAGCCTCTCTGGAGTGTCCCCTGCCTGACACACGCGACCTGTGGAACCGCGATCTGGGATAACAACGTAGCCTTTGCAAGCGGTGGTTACCCCAAAGCCGAAACGGTTGCCGTTGCAGCAGATGGCAGTGGAAGGATCCTGTGGAAAAACAACGTCAAATGCTACGAACAGTCGATGCTGATCTCAGACGGTTATGTGTATGCATTTAATGACCAGGGCATCTTCTTCTGCTGGGAAGCAGCCACCGGACGGGAAATGTGGAAGTCCAGACAGCGTGGACCCGTTTCTGCATCACCCGTGCTCGTCGATGGACTGATCTACGCCAGCAACGAGCTTGGCACCACCTACGTTTTCAAAGCCTCACCCGAAAAGTTTGAGCTGATTGCGGAAAACCAACTCGGTGACGAATCATTTGCGACTCCTGTCTTTCTTGACGGGCGTGCCTTTATCCGGGTGGCAAGCAGCAAGAGCGGAAGTCGTCAGGAATCACTGTTTTGTATAGGAACGAAGTGA
- the fbaA gene encoding class II fructose-bisphosphate aldolase — MPIATPKQYAAMLDAAQKGGYAYPAINVTSIATINAALKAFADAKSDGIIQFSTGAGEFASGLNIKDSVHGVIVLAEAAHRLAEKYDILIGLHTDHCQPKKVDSFLKPLIAATAARRAAGQGNLFNSHMFDGSELPLDKNMEIAKDLLKLCVENEIILEVEAGVVGGEEDGIDHSDVANDKLYTTPEDMVAVHEALSGIGRFMFAATFGNVHGHYKPGAVKLKPEILKDGQTAVTAKYGADAEFDLVFHGGSGTPAHQLQETLDYGVIKMNIDTDTQYAFTRPVVDFMLKHYDEVLMVDGEIGSKKAYDPRTYLKLAEAGVAARMVRACNELKSTGNTIFGKV, encoded by the coding sequence ATGCCAATCGCAACGCCAAAACAGTACGCCGCCATGCTGGATGCCGCTCAGAAGGGTGGATATGCGTACCCGGCAATCAACGTTACTTCGATTGCAACCATCAACGCAGCCTTGAAGGCATTCGCTGACGCCAAGTCTGACGGCATTATCCAGTTCTCAACCGGCGCTGGCGAATTCGCGTCCGGTTTGAATATCAAGGATTCGGTTCATGGAGTCATCGTTCTGGCAGAAGCCGCTCACCGGCTTGCCGAAAAATATGACATCCTGATTGGACTGCACACAGACCACTGCCAGCCAAAGAAGGTAGACAGCTTCCTGAAGCCACTGATCGCCGCGACGGCTGCTCGCCGAGCTGCAGGGCAGGGCAACCTGTTCAATTCGCACATGTTCGATGGCTCGGAATTACCGCTGGACAAGAACATGGAGATCGCGAAGGACCTGCTGAAGCTTTGCGTCGAAAACGAGATCATTCTGGAAGTCGAGGCCGGAGTCGTTGGCGGGGAAGAAGACGGGATCGACCATTCCGATGTGGCTAATGACAAGCTTTATACAACTCCGGAAGACATGGTTGCGGTACATGAAGCGCTCAGCGGCATCGGTCGATTCATGTTCGCTGCCACCTTTGGCAATGTGCATGGCCACTACAAGCCCGGCGCCGTGAAGCTGAAACCAGAAATCCTGAAAGACGGTCAGACTGCTGTGACCGCGAAATACGGCGCGGATGCGGAATTCGATCTGGTATTCCACGGTGGTTCCGGAACGCCAGCCCATCAGCTTCAGGAGACACTGGATTACGGTGTGATCAAAATGAATATCGACACAGATACGCAATACGCGTTTACTCGACCTGTTGTCGACTTCATGCTGAAGCACTATGACGAAGTGCTGATGGTTGACGGTGAAATTGGCAGCAAGAAAGCCTATGACCCGCGAACTTATCTGAAACTGGCTGAAGCCGGCGTCGCCGCCCGAATGGTCCGCGCATGCAATGAACTGAAGAGCACCGGCAATACCATCTTCGGCAAGGTTTGA
- the recA gene encoding recombinase RecA, whose product MAVRSKSKAITQKAAPTDDHSAMLDNAVGQIEKLFGKGSIMKLDSAESTAGIPGIPSGALSLDLALGGRGFPRGRIIEMYGPESSGKTTLALHAIASAQKEGGIAAFIDAEHALDPSWARKIGVNLDDLLVSQPSYGEEALQIVEMLVKSNAVDIIVVDSVAALVPKAELDGEIGDSHVGLQARMMSQAMRKLTGAISRAKTTVIFINQLREKIGVMFGSPETTPGGKALKFYCSCRVDVRRISSIKDGETQIGIRMRAKIVKNKVAPPFRVAEFDMYNTHGISFEADLVDLGVENKIIDRSGSWFSYGSTKIGQGRDRARIFLEENPEIAKEIKQKILELKNVVGPVVEETAAAAEE is encoded by the coding sequence ATGGCAGTTCGGTCCAAGTCAAAGGCAATTACTCAAAAGGCCGCGCCGACTGACGATCATTCGGCGATGCTTGACAATGCCGTCGGTCAGATTGAAAAGCTGTTCGGCAAGGGCTCCATCATGAAGCTGGATTCGGCCGAATCCACGGCCGGTATCCCGGGAATTCCTTCCGGCGCGTTGTCGCTGGATCTGGCGCTGGGTGGACGCGGTTTTCCTCGTGGACGAATCATCGAAATGTATGGTCCGGAGTCGAGCGGTAAGACGACACTGGCTCTACACGCAATTGCCAGCGCTCAGAAGGAGGGGGGCATTGCTGCCTTCATCGACGCCGAACACGCTCTCGATCCCTCCTGGGCGCGAAAGATAGGCGTGAATCTGGACGACCTGCTTGTCAGCCAGCCTTCTTACGGCGAAGAAGCGCTTCAAATTGTTGAAATGCTTGTGAAATCCAATGCGGTGGACATCATCGTCGTCGACTCAGTTGCAGCCCTGGTCCCGAAGGCGGAACTGGATGGTGAGATTGGAGACAGTCACGTCGGGTTGCAGGCGCGCATGATGAGCCAGGCGATGCGCAAACTGACGGGAGCAATTTCGCGTGCAAAGACAACCGTCATCTTTATCAATCAGTTGCGTGAAAAGATTGGCGTGATGTTCGGCAGCCCGGAAACGACTCCCGGGGGCAAAGCACTGAAGTTTTACTGTTCATGTCGAGTTGACGTTCGCCGAATCAGCTCGATCAAGGATGGCGAAACTCAAATTGGAATTCGAATGCGTGCAAAGATCGTTAAGAACAAAGTAGCGCCGCCATTTCGAGTTGCTGAATTCGACATGTACAACACGCACGGCATCAGCTTTGAGGCGGACCTTGTGGACCTTGGAGTGGAAAACAAAATCATCGACCGAAGCGGAAGCTGGTTCAGCTACGGCAGCACAAAGATTGGCCAGGGGCGTGACCGGGCTCGAATTTTCCTCGAGGAGAACCCTGAGATCGCCAAAGAAATCAAGCAGAAGATCCTCGAACTGAAAAACGTAGTCGGGCCGGTTGTCGAAGAAACAGCCGCCGCTGCCGAGGAATAG
- a CDS encoding DUF971 domain-containing protein — protein MQSPSNIKVHKQQRVLELIWSPDDISQLPFQYVRQHCRCAVCVDEFTGKQLLDPLTIPADLDLVDVALAGNYAMKFRWSDGHDSGLFTWDHLRQISQNSDHK, from the coding sequence ATGCAATCACCATCAAATATCAAAGTGCACAAACAGCAGCGTGTCCTGGAATTGATCTGGAGCCCGGACGACATTTCGCAACTGCCATTCCAGTACGTTCGACAGCATTGCCGCTGCGCAGTTTGCGTAGACGAATTTACCGGCAAACAATTGCTGGACCCATTGACCATTCCGGCGGATCTGGACCTTGTCGATGTCGCCCTTGCGGGGAACTATGCCATGAAGTTCCGCTGGTCAGATGGCCATGACAGTGGTTTATTTACCTGGGACCATCTCCGACAAATCTCGCAGAACAGCGATCACAAATAA
- a CDS encoding amidohydrolase family protein translates to MLHSEFHPGKVAAAFIAAMVLRWRHVSNAIVHTIFILGLTVPSVEASTLIYAGRLIDGQSDTERVAVTIVVDGNRIARIADEYVPPTNGDVVLDMKLYTVMPGLMDMHTHLMSQHSKDSYTERFFMEESDYALRSTMFARATLMAGFTTVRDLGDNGINSVSLRKAIQEGWIVGPRIYTSGKSLATTGGHADPTNGLRGDYKRDAGPLEGVINGPDDAAKAVRQRYKDGADLIKLTATGGVLSLAANGQNPQFTEEELEAIVLTARDYGMAVAVHAHGSEGMKRAVLAGVDSIEHGTFMTPEVMELMKERNTFWVPTLMAGEWVAKKAEEPGYFPEVVRPKAASIGPAMKDTFRKGRAAGVRIAFGTDSGVSRHGENAREFELMVEGGMSPMMAIQSATMSAAQLLRVDDKLGSIAPQKLADIIAVEGNPVSDIRAMHNVVFVMKDGEVFRKP, encoded by the coding sequence ATGTTGCACTCAGAATTTCACCCCGGCAAAGTTGCTGCAGCCTTCATTGCCGCGATGGTTCTCCGTTGGCGACATGTTTCGAATGCAATCGTCCATACGATTTTCATCCTGGGCCTTACGGTGCCGTCTGTCGAAGCATCCACCCTGATCTATGCGGGGCGACTAATTGATGGACAATCCGATACGGAACGTGTTGCGGTTACGATCGTCGTCGATGGAAACAGGATTGCCCGCATTGCGGACGAATACGTGCCACCGACAAATGGCGACGTCGTCCTGGACATGAAGTTGTACACTGTGATGCCTGGTCTGATGGACATGCATACCCATCTGATGTCGCAGCATTCGAAGGATTCCTATACCGAACGATTCTTTATGGAAGAATCTGACTACGCACTTCGATCCACAATGTTTGCCCGCGCGACACTGATGGCTGGCTTCACAACCGTGCGCGATCTTGGCGATAACGGGATTAATTCTGTTTCTCTTCGCAAGGCCATTCAGGAAGGTTGGATTGTTGGTCCTCGAATCTACACCAGTGGCAAATCGCTGGCGACGACTGGTGGTCATGCCGATCCGACGAATGGCTTGCGTGGCGACTACAAGCGTGATGCGGGGCCATTGGAAGGCGTCATCAATGGACCGGATGATGCCGCGAAGGCTGTTCGCCAGCGTTATAAGGACGGTGCCGATCTGATCAAACTGACCGCGACGGGCGGCGTGTTAAGTTTGGCTGCCAACGGTCAGAATCCCCAGTTCACTGAAGAAGAGCTGGAGGCCATTGTCCTGACGGCAAGAGACTATGGAATGGCAGTGGCCGTTCACGCTCACGGATCAGAGGGGATGAAACGAGCGGTTCTGGCAGGTGTCGATTCCATCGAGCACGGGACATTCATGACTCCCGAAGTCATGGAGCTGATGAAGGAACGCAACACGTTCTGGGTTCCAACACTGATGGCTGGCGAATGGGTGGCGAAGAAGGCGGAAGAACCAGGATATTTTCCTGAGGTTGTCCGGCCCAAGGCTGCCAGTATCGGCCCGGCGATGAAAGACACATTTCGCAAGGGTCGCGCTGCGGGTGTTCGGATCGCGTTCGGAACAGATTCCGGCGTTTCACGGCACGGTGAGAATGCACGCGAATTTGAATTGATGGTTGAAGGTGGAATGTCACCGATGATGGCGATTCAGTCTGCCACGATGTCTGCCGCGCAATTGCTGCGAGTCGACGATAAACTCGGCAGCATTGCTCCTCAAAAACTGGCCGATATCATCGCCGTCGAAGGCAATCCAGTCTCCGACATCAGGGCCATGCACAATGTGGTTTTCGTAATGAAAGACGGCGAAGTATTCAGGAAGCCATAG
- a CDS encoding Gfo/Idh/MocA family oxidoreductase: protein MTQSRRQMLNLLAAGSAAAVSGSVVPNAFASDDSRSKPKPRIRVGQIGVGHAHANKLSVYRSSPDYEVVGIVEPNEERRKAAQNQSPYQDLTWMTQEQLLNQPDLQVVLVETEVRNLLDTADVCIDAGKHIHLDKPAGSSLQQYESLLKRAEARNLIVQMGYMYRYNPAVLLLRDLLRNGWLGEIFEVHTVMSKVVPAASRKALAEFSGGIMFELGCHITDLVVGILGEPSSVTSNVKRSTTAVDGLADNVIALFDYPRASATVRSSAIEIDGGQRRHLTVCGTRGTFHIQPLDNPTVRMALAEVHDPWKRGYQDVTLPKYARYVGDAADMAAIVREEKACDFSYSHDLAVQRTVLKASGMLD, encoded by the coding sequence ATGACTCAATCCCGCCGACAAATGCTCAATCTGCTGGCCGCTGGCAGCGCGGCAGCAGTATCTGGATCAGTTGTCCCGAATGCCTTCGCTTCCGATGATTCGAGATCGAAGCCAAAGCCACGCATTCGGGTCGGGCAAATTGGTGTGGGGCACGCGCATGCAAACAAGCTGTCCGTATATCGTTCGTCACCGGATTACGAAGTCGTTGGCATCGTCGAACCAAACGAGGAGCGGCGAAAAGCCGCGCAGAATCAGTCACCTTATCAGGACCTGACCTGGATGACCCAGGAGCAACTTCTGAATCAGCCCGACCTGCAGGTTGTGCTGGTCGAGACAGAAGTCCGCAATCTGCTCGACACCGCGGACGTATGCATCGACGCGGGAAAGCATATTCATCTGGACAAACCCGCTGGCTCCAGTCTGCAGCAATATGAGTCGCTGTTAAAGCGAGCCGAAGCCCGCAATCTGATAGTTCAGATGGGTTATATGTATCGATACAACCCAGCAGTCTTACTGCTGCGTGATTTGCTCAGGAATGGATGGCTTGGTGAGATATTTGAAGTTCACACTGTGATGAGCAAGGTAGTACCAGCTGCCAGCCGCAAAGCTTTGGCCGAATTCAGTGGTGGCATTATGTTCGAACTGGGATGTCACATCACCGATCTGGTGGTAGGCATTCTGGGTGAACCATCATCTGTCACGTCAAACGTAAAACGATCAACAACCGCAGTTGACGGACTGGCCGACAATGTCATTGCCTTATTTGACTATCCCCGCGCCTCAGCGACGGTCCGCTCGTCTGCGATCGAAATCGATGGCGGTCAAAGACGCCACCTGACGGTCTGTGGCACCAGGGGGACTTTCCATATCCAGCCGCTGGACAACCCAACCGTTCGTATGGCACTTGCAGAGGTCCATGATCCCTGGAAACGCGGATATCAGGATGTCACACTGCCAAAGTACGCTCGTTATGTTGGCGACGCGGCAGACATGGCGGCGATCGTTCGGGAAGAGAAGGCCTGCGACTTTTCCTACAGCCACGATCTGGCAGTACAACGAACCGTCCTGAAAGCATCTGGCATGCTGGACTGA